Genomic DNA from Shouchella patagoniensis:
TTATACAGACTGTTCTTCCGATATGTAAGCGTTGCCTATATGCCAACAGTATACGCCAACTTCTCTATAAAGTACATAACATTATAATGTTTATTTCTAGTCTTTTGTAAGATTTTCTTTCGAACGTTTATTTAAAACCCCAGAAAACAGGGGATGGCGTGTTTTTCCTTACTCACTTTATTCATTTGTTTTAGTTCTTTCATAGACGGGTAGACATAACAATGTAAGCAAAAAACAGTCAATCAACCAAATAGATATTAAAAAAGAAGGGGCGATTTTCGTGCGTAATCAAACAAAACATTTTATTAATGGAGAATGGATCGAACCCGCTGGATCAGACACAATTGAAGTGATAAACCCTGCAACCGAAGAAGTGATTGGCAAGATTAGCGCAGGTACAAAGGAAGATCTCGACAAAGCCGTTGCTGCAGCAAAAGCAGCTTATCCTTCTTTTTCTAAGTCTACTAGAGAAGAACGAATTGACTGGCTAGAGAAGATTGTTGAAGGTTATAAAAAACGCAGCAGTGAATTAATTGATGTAATGACAGATGAACTTGGTGCTCCTCTGTCTATTTCAGAGCATGTTCATTTTAAAATGGGACTTGCACACTTTAAAAAAGCGGCTGAAGCACTCAAAACATTCTCATTTTCAGAGGATCGTGATGGTCATACACTCGTGAAAGAGAGTATTGGGGTTAGTGGTTTAATTACACCATGGAACTTCCCAACCAACCAAACATCTACTAAAATCGCCGGCGCGATTGCAGCAGGAAGTCCAGTTGTATTAAAACCAGCTGAAAAAACGCCTTATGCGGCAATGATTTTAGCAGACATCATTCATGAAGCTGGCGTTCCAAAAGGGGCATTTAACCTTGTAAATGGGACAGGTGATGTGATTGGCGACGGTATTAGCTCACACCCTGATATCGATTTTGTATCCTTTACAGGTTCTGGTGGCGTTGGTGAAAAAATTATGCAAAACGCTTCTAAAACCATTAAAAAAGTTGCACTTGAACTTGGTGGTAAATCACCACTTATTGTACTAGAAGATGCGGATATGGAAAAAGCAGCAAAAATGGCCGTTTCCAATATGTTTATGAATACTGGACAAGTGTGTACCGCAGCAACCCGTATTCTTGTGCCTAAGACAAAGAAAGACAAATTCGAAGATGCCGTTCAAAAAGTCCTACCATCATTCTCAATGGGTAACCCGCGTGAAGATGGTCATAATGCAGGACCACTTGTTTCTGAAGGTCAGTGGGATACCGTTCAATCGTACATTCAAAAAGGAATTGACGAAGGAGCGACTGTACTTGTAGGTGGAACTGGTAAACCAGAAGGTCTACACAAAGGTTACTTCGCAAAACCAACTGTTTTTACAAACGTTTCGAACGATATGGTCATTGCTCAAGAAGAAATCTTCGGCCCGGTTATCTCGATCATTACGTATGATGATCTTGATCATGCATTGGAAATCGCCAACGATACGATTTATGGCCTTGCAGGCTACGTCGTTGGTAATGACCCTGAACAGCTACGCTATGTTGCTTCAAACATCCGTGCCGGTCAGATTACCGTTAATAACGCGCGGACAGACTTTATGGCGCCATTTGGCGGTTTCAAACAGTCTGGTATCGGCCGTGAGTGGGGTGACTTCGGTATTGAAGAATACCTTGAAGTTAAAGCTGTACTTGGAATGCCCTCTTAAATAGGTAACACTTGTGAGACATCATTTATGTGGAAGTTAAGACGAAAAAAA
This window encodes:
- a CDS encoding aldehyde dehydrogenase family protein; amino-acid sequence: MRNQTKHFINGEWIEPAGSDTIEVINPATEEVIGKISAGTKEDLDKAVAAAKAAYPSFSKSTREERIDWLEKIVEGYKKRSSELIDVMTDELGAPLSISEHVHFKMGLAHFKKAAEALKTFSFSEDRDGHTLVKESIGVSGLITPWNFPTNQTSTKIAGAIAAGSPVVLKPAEKTPYAAMILADIIHEAGVPKGAFNLVNGTGDVIGDGISSHPDIDFVSFTGSGGVGEKIMQNASKTIKKVALELGGKSPLIVLEDADMEKAAKMAVSNMFMNTGQVCTAATRILVPKTKKDKFEDAVQKVLPSFSMGNPREDGHNAGPLVSEGQWDTVQSYIQKGIDEGATVLVGGTGKPEGLHKGYFAKPTVFTNVSNDMVIAQEEIFGPVISIITYDDLDHALEIANDTIYGLAGYVVGNDPEQLRYVASNIRAGQITVNNARTDFMAPFGGFKQSGIGREWGDFGIEEYLEVKAVLGMPS